From a region of the Planktothrix sp. FACHB-1365 genome:
- a CDS encoding transglycosylase domain-containing protein, giving the protein MITKTTDLSEPMEESQLPSRPKTDSTPSETEWETNPSNVSTQPVLMSSPMTTEPEIDETTPESVSESNSPEVAWHHRALKRLNSEWVKLRQKLTSPNAEGKLWYRRPSVWIGVGVMSVGGGALAYGAWQWYQIDQSLPPVSVNTMASFSRDGTITIKAANSDILMQTGPATREKLRLKQIPEKLVQAFISTEDVRFYDHDGVDYQGIVRAIGSNVLAGGVVEGGSTITQQLARIVYLNQEHSLTRKLKEAMVSWKIEDQMSKEDILERYLNLVYLGSGAYGVADAAYVYFSKSVNELTLSEMAMLAGLPPAPSQYSPLENPEAATKRRNIVLQRMQDAKVITATEAQAAMQEALNLKPSQPKRLLVKAPYFSSYVLKELPQHISKDAMAAGGLTVETSLDLKWQEAAEKTVKDAVELDGAGANFGQAALVSIEPKTGEVKAMVGGYQYKESEFNRVTQAQRQPGSTFKGLVYAAAIGAGFSPYDSYLDEPYKVDGYRPRNYGNKHYGWMSMSDALSRSINVIAVKVLVDVGFEPAMKLAKEMGIKSPLKPTYAMALGAYEVNLLELTNAYGTLADEGNYIPAHGIRRVLDQQGNIIYQAKFKPKRVLDKNSAAITTWMLEGVVNGGTGGAAALPNRDVAGKTGTSEEARDLWFIGYIPQAVTGIWLGNDNNDPTWGASSSAAYSWGEFMGKVVEGMPVEKFPELPELEGRKGSIQAKPHEPNSIETGTKVAIEDGDPVQGSSGDGTYTNTAETYNSGYSDTGSYSDSNGYSSDGYYDNSSSGGYSEGYSSDGYSSDGYYDGGYSEGSNHY; this is encoded by the coding sequence ATGATTACCAAAACCACCGATTTGTCCGAACCAATGGAAGAATCTCAATTACCATCCCGACCTAAGACGGACTCAACTCCATCCGAAACCGAATGGGAGACTAACCCCAGTAACGTTTCAACCCAACCCGTTTTGATGTCATCCCCGATGACAACAGAACCTGAAATTGATGAAACTACCCCTGAATCGGTTTCTGAGTCTAATTCCCCGGAGGTCGCTTGGCATCATCGCGCCTTGAAGCGGTTAAATTCAGAATGGGTGAAACTGCGACAGAAACTGACATCCCCCAATGCTGAAGGGAAACTGTGGTATCGTCGTCCGAGTGTCTGGATTGGGGTTGGCGTGATGAGTGTCGGCGGTGGTGCGTTGGCTTATGGAGCTTGGCAATGGTATCAAATTGATCAAAGCTTACCCCCTGTTTCGGTAAATACAATGGCATCCTTTAGTCGGGATGGCACCATTACCATTAAAGCCGCCAATAGTGATATTTTAATGCAAACCGGGCCAGCAACACGGGAAAAACTGCGACTCAAACAAATTCCCGAAAAACTGGTACAAGCTTTTATTTCTACGGAAGATGTTCGTTTTTATGACCATGATGGGGTGGACTATCAAGGAATTGTTCGCGCCATTGGATCTAATGTCTTAGCGGGGGGAGTGGTTGAAGGCGGAAGTACCATCACCCAACAGTTAGCCAGAATTGTATATTTGAATCAAGAACATAGCCTCACCCGTAAACTTAAAGAGGCAATGGTGTCTTGGAAAATTGAAGATCAAATGAGTAAGGAAGATATCCTAGAACGCTATCTCAATTTAGTGTATTTGGGTTCAGGTGCTTATGGGGTAGCAGACGCGGCTTATGTTTATTTTAGTAAATCTGTGAATGAATTAACGTTGTCGGAAATGGCAATGTTAGCGGGTTTACCTCCCGCACCGAGTCAATATTCTCCTTTAGAAAATCCAGAGGCGGCGACGAAACGACGCAATATTGTTCTCCAACGAATGCAGGATGCTAAGGTGATCACGGCCACTGAAGCGCAAGCCGCGATGCAAGAAGCACTGAATCTTAAACCTAGTCAACCTAAACGGTTATTAGTTAAAGCGCCTTATTTTTCGAGTTATGTTCTGAAAGAACTCCCCCAACATATATCAAAAGACGCGATGGCAGCAGGGGGATTAACGGTTGAAACCAGTTTAGATTTAAAATGGCAAGAAGCCGCAGAAAAAACTGTTAAAGATGCGGTAGAACTTGATGGTGCAGGAGCTAATTTTGGTCAAGCTGCGTTAGTTTCTATTGAACCCAAAACCGGAGAAGTTAAGGCAATGGTGGGGGGATATCAATATAAAGAAAGTGAATTTAATCGGGTTACTCAAGCGCAGCGACAACCGGGATCAACCTTTAAAGGATTAGTTTATGCCGCAGCGATTGGGGCGGGTTTTTCCCCTTATGATAGTTATTTGGATGAACCTTATAAAGTTGATGGTTATCGTCCTCGAAATTATGGTAATAAACATTATGGCTGGATGTCGATGTCTGATGCCTTGAGCCGTTCTATTAATGTAATTGCTGTTAAAGTATTAGTGGATGTGGGGTTTGAACCTGCCATGAAATTGGCAAAAGAGATGGGGATTAAATCTCCTTTAAAACCGACTTATGCGATGGCTTTAGGTGCTTATGAAGTCAATTTATTAGAATTAACCAATGCTTATGGAACTTTAGCTGATGAAGGCAATTATATTCCGGCTCATGGGATTCGGCGAGTTTTAGATCAACAGGGAAATATCATTTATCAAGCTAAATTTAAACCCAAACGAGTTTTAGATAAGAATAGTGCTGCGATTACAACTTGGATGTTAGAAGGAGTTGTGAATGGGGGAACTGGAGGTGCTGCGGCTTTACCTAACCGAGACGTTGCAGGTAAAACGGGAACCTCGGAAGAAGCGAGAGATTTATGGTTTATTGGCTATATTCCTCAAGCTGTAACCGGAATTTGGTTAGGAAATGATAATAATGATCCAACCTGGGGTGCTAGTAGTAGCGCGGCTTATAGTTGGGGGGAATTTATGGGAAAAGTTGTTGAGGGAATGCCTGTTGAAAAGTTCCCAGAACTGCCTGAATTAGAAGGACGAAAAGGCAGTATTCAAGCGAAACCTCATGAACCCAATAGCATAGAAACGGGAACTAAAGTTGCTATTGAAGACGGTGATCCAGTACAAGGTTCCAGTGGGGATGGAACTTATACTAACACGGCTGAAACTTACAATAGCGGTTATTCAGATACGGGTTCCTATAGTGATAGCAACGGTTATTCCTCTGATGGATATTATGATAACTCTTCTTCTGGGGGATATTCTGAGGGCTATTCTTCCGATGGTTATTCTTCCGATGGTTATTATGATGGAGGATATTCGGAAGGTTCCAACCATTACTAA
- the chlG gene encoding chlorophyll synthase ChlG yields the protein MSDTPSSQLSEQPTPEANANDIATSDRSAKTRQLLGMKGAAPGETSIWKIRLQLMKPITWIPLIWGVVCGAASSGHFSWSLEDVLKVATCMLMSGPLMTGYTQTLNDFYDRELDAINEPYRPIPSGAISIPQVVTQILLLLGLGIGISYLLDTWAGHEFPIVTLLCIGGAFVSYIYSAPPLKLKKNGWLGNYALGASYIALPWWAGHALFGELTPTVMILTLFYSLAGLGIAIVNDFKSVEGDRQLGLQSLPVMFGITTAAWICVLMIDIFQAGMAVYLVSIKQNLYATVLLLLVIPQITFQDMYFLRNPVENDVKYQASAQPFLVLGMLVVGLALGHAV from the coding sequence ACCCCAGAAGCCAACGCGAATGACATAGCGACTTCTGATCGCAGTGCTAAAACCCGCCAACTCTTAGGAATGAAAGGGGCAGCACCGGGAGAAACCTCCATTTGGAAAATTCGCCTACAGTTGATGAAACCGATCACCTGGATTCCCTTAATTTGGGGAGTGGTCTGTGGTGCTGCTTCATCAGGACATTTTTCTTGGTCACTGGAAGATGTGTTAAAAGTGGCGACTTGTATGTTAATGTCCGGGCCATTAATGACCGGGTATACCCAAACCCTGAATGATTTTTATGATCGCGAACTCGATGCCATTAATGAACCTTATCGTCCCATCCCTTCTGGGGCGATTTCCATTCCCCAAGTTGTCACCCAAATTTTATTGTTATTAGGATTAGGAATCGGGATTTCCTACCTGTTAGATACTTGGGCCGGACATGAATTTCCTATCGTTACCCTTCTGTGTATTGGGGGAGCATTTGTGTCCTATATTTACTCTGCACCCCCTTTGAAACTGAAAAAAAATGGCTGGTTAGGAAATTATGCTCTAGGAGCTAGTTATATTGCCTTACCTTGGTGGGCGGGTCATGCCTTATTTGGAGAACTGACCCCAACCGTGATGATTTTAACTTTGTTTTATAGTTTAGCTGGGCTAGGAATTGCCATTGTTAATGACTTTAAGAGTGTCGAAGGCGATCGCCAATTGGGGTTACAATCCCTTCCAGTGATGTTTGGGATTACAACCGCCGCCTGGATTTGTGTTTTGATGATTGATATCTTCCAAGCGGGGATGGCCGTTTATTTAGTCAGTATCAAGCAAAATCTCTATGCAACGGTGCTTTTACTGCTGGTAATTCCTCAAATTACCTTCCAAGATATGTATTTTCTACGCAATCCTGTAGAAAATGATGTTAAATATCAAGCAAGTGCCCAACCGTTCCTGGTATTAGGAATGTTAGTTGTGGGTTTAGCTTTGGGTCATGCGGTTTAG
- a CDS encoding sirohydrochlorin chelatase, with protein sequence MTHNTELSIQPSNSTFPALPLQRPLLLIGHGTRDTDGRETFLEFAQAYQQLDHSRPVVPCFLELTGPTIQEGIDRCIEQGYTELSALPLLLFAARHNKFDITNELDRAKQRHPQLTFHYGRHFGISPNILELLRSRLHQLEQPELNPLNIPNSETVLLFVGRGASDPDANGDVYKLARILWEGSGYLTVETCFIGITHPRLEEGFRRARLYQPKRIIVLPYFLFTGVLVKKIFDITAQQQEQYPEIQMTCLPEMGIQQELLHLLREREIETQLGEVQMNCEMCKFRLAAISGNHHHHDHSHDHHHHHHHHHDHDHPPVDPYAKLEDYHQRIWNTP encoded by the coding sequence ATGACTCATAACACAGAACTTTCCATTCAACCCTCAAACTCGACATTTCCAGCCTTACCTCTACAGCGTCCGTTATTACTCATCGGTCATGGAACCCGTGATACGGATGGACGAGAAACCTTTTTAGAATTTGCTCAAGCCTATCAACAATTAGATCACTCTCGCCCGGTGGTTCCTTGTTTTTTAGAATTAACAGGGCCTACCATTCAAGAAGGAATTGATCGCTGTATTGAACAAGGTTATACGGAATTATCCGCCTTACCTTTATTATTATTTGCAGCGCGACACAATAAATTTGATATTACTAATGAGTTAGATCGAGCCAAACAACGACATCCGCAATTAACCTTTCATTATGGCCGACATTTTGGCATTAGTCCCAATATTTTAGAATTATTGCGATCGCGTTTACATCAATTAGAACAGCCGGAATTAAACCCTTTAAACATTCCTAATTCCGAAACTGTATTATTATTTGTCGGACGAGGAGCCAGTGATCCTGATGCGAATGGAGATGTTTATAAACTGGCTCGAATTCTTTGGGAAGGAAGCGGATATTTAACCGTTGAGACCTGTTTTATTGGCATTACTCATCCCCGTTTAGAAGAAGGATTTCGTCGCGCTCGACTCTATCAACCCAAACGAATTATTGTCTTACCTTACTTCTTATTTACTGGGGTTTTAGTTAAAAAAATCTTTGATATAACAGCCCAACAACAGGAACAATATCCTGAAATTCAAATGACTTGTTTACCCGAAATGGGCATTCAACAGGAACTTTTACACCTCTTACGAGAACGGGAAATAGAAACCCAACTCGGAGAAGTTCAAATGAACTGTGAAATGTGCAAATTCCGGTTAGCTGCAATTTCAGGAAATCATCATCATCATGATCACAGTCATGATCATCATCACCACCATCATCATCATCATGATCATGACCATCCCC